A single Thermoanaerobacterium sp. RBIITD DNA region contains:
- a CDS encoding radical SAM protein, which yields MSKIFILPYKGEIISEIRPAYFLKAFGKEPLPMRIFSFGKCNFNCEYCKRGGQWKNEDGSILYAVQVEENILYKKIDETISSRQVIRLSGGDPCMYKRLSLEMLKYAKQKGGITSIAHNGSSVELAKIIYPYLDFASIDVKASNAAKFAELTGLTKSKSEKMLNNSYKVQKILSENGVLVDIRTCVFADTTIEDLLIIGKRIQESGNIANKFWTIRLYDEIKGSNKKTLKEENTLKMLEIVKKEIPNLKIGIRAKWEPEGFIYL from the coding sequence ATGTCTAAAATATTCATATTGCCATATAAAGGTGAAATAATAAGCGAAATACGTCCAGCTTATTTTTTAAAGGCTTTCGGAAAGGAACCGTTACCAATGCGAATATTTTCTTTTGGCAAATGTAATTTTAACTGCGAGTATTGCAAAAGAGGAGGGCAATGGAAAAATGAAGATGGCAGCATTTTATATGCTGTACAAGTAGAAGAAAATATCCTATATAAAAAAATAGACGAAACAATAAGTTCACGACAAGTTATAAGATTGTCAGGAGGAGATCCGTGTATGTACAAAAGATTATCATTAGAAATGCTCAAATATGCAAAACAAAAAGGTGGAATAACAAGCATAGCACATAATGGATCATCTGTAGAACTAGCAAAAATAATATATCCTTATCTTGATTTTGCATCAATAGACGTAAAAGCATCTAATGCAGCAAAATTTGCAGAGCTTACAGGTCTAACCAAAAGCAAATCAGAAAAAATGCTAAATAATTCATATAAGGTCCAAAAAATACTATCAGAAAATGGAGTATTGGTAGATATAAGAACATGCGTATTCGCTGATACAACAATAGAAGATTTATTGATAATAGGAAAGAGAATACAAGAAAGTGGAAATATTGCAAATAAGTTTTGGACTATAAGGTTATATGATGAGATTAAAGGGTCAAATAAGAAAACATTAAAAGAAGAAAATACATTAAAAATGTTAGAAATAGTTAAAAAAGAAATACCAAATTTAAAAATTGGGATAAGAGCAAAATGGGAACCTGAAGGTTTCATATACCTATAA
- a CDS encoding HU family DNA-binding protein gives MNKSELVSKIAEKSGLTKKDSEKALDAFVESIMEALQNGDKVQLVGFGTFEIRNRAKRKGRNPQTGEEITIPATKAPAFKAGTELKKAVSGNN, from the coding sequence ATGAACAAAAGTGAATTAGTCAGCAAAATAGCCGAAAAATCAGGCTTAACCAAAAAAGATTCTGAAAAGGCATTAGACGCTTTTGTAGAAAGCATTATGGAAGCGTTGCAAAATGGCGACAAGGTACAACTAGTAGGTTTTGGTACGTTTGAGATCCGTAACAGGGCAAAGAGAAAAGGCAGGAATCCGCAGACAGGAGAAGAAATAACAATACCAGCAACAAAAGCACCTGCGTTTAAAGCAGGTACAGAACTAAAAAAAGCAGTGTCAGGAAATAATTAA
- a CDS encoding TROVE domain-containing protein, whose product MSRAKELFSVKMADTTNREGYPAYTRSLEEQYVQTLLTNTIGNTFYADSNTLLSEANALHDQMLEKNPNFVAKALIFARNRGLMRLQPIFGLAKLSSVSPELFSKIFTNVILIPSDLQDFMMILEGQGRGQGGRAVKRQVSKFLNSVSEYWAIKYNGHGRGYSLGDIVKTAHPKPISDKQKAIFAYLVGKEYDKMQVPQISAYEALKKTTDTKEQISLIQEGRLPHEVVTGVIKPDKEIWNAILHQMPIFALLRNLNTLDRAGVLDENREYITSVLNDPERLAKSKILPFRFVTAFYQVKKAWIKDALRQAVELTFDNLPDIPGKTAVFLDVSESMDGDYLRTGSVFALALYKKTNGNGIFWTFDTRVYDPQPSMYDSILTQAERIEARGGTDTGAPVEKLRKDNVYVDNIIIITDEQQNTGSPFYKELEKYRRSINPNTKAFVIDIAPYRSSMVPPTDKNTHYIYGWSETVLEYIAMSIKGYGSMIEDIGQIEIGQA is encoded by the coding sequence ATGTCAAGAGCAAAAGAATTATTTTCAGTAAAAATGGCAGACACAACAAATAGAGAAGGTTATCCAGCTTATACTAGATCACTGGAAGAACAATATGTACAGACATTGCTCACAAACACTATCGGAAACACATTTTATGCCGATAGTAATACATTGTTGAGTGAAGCTAATGCATTGCACGATCAGATGTTAGAAAAAAATCCAAACTTTGTTGCAAAGGCATTAATCTTTGCACGCAACAGAGGATTGATGAGATTGCAGCCTATATTTGGACTTGCAAAGTTATCTTCTGTATCACCAGAATTGTTTTCGAAGATTTTCACTAATGTAATACTTATTCCTTCTGACTTGCAAGACTTTATGATGATATTAGAAGGACAAGGCAGAGGACAGGGAGGACGTGCTGTAAAGCGACAAGTATCAAAGTTCCTTAACTCTGTTTCTGAATACTGGGCAATTAAATACAATGGGCATGGTCGTGGATACAGTCTTGGCGATATTGTAAAGACAGCACATCCAAAGCCTATTTCTGATAAGCAAAAAGCTATATTTGCATATCTTGTCGGCAAGGAATATGACAAGATGCAAGTACCGCAAATATCAGCTTATGAAGCTTTAAAGAAAACGACAGATACAAAAGAACAGATCTCTCTTATACAAGAAGGCAGACTTCCACATGAGGTGGTAACAGGTGTTATAAAGCCTGATAAAGAAATCTGGAACGCTATTCTCCATCAAATGCCAATATTTGCTTTGTTGAGAAATTTGAACACGTTAGACAGAGCAGGAGTACTTGATGAAAACAGAGAATATATAACGTCTGTTCTAAACGATCCAGAAAGACTTGCAAAATCCAAAATATTGCCATTTAGGTTCGTCACTGCCTTTTATCAGGTGAAAAAGGCATGGATAAAAGACGCATTAAGACAGGCAGTGGAACTCACATTTGATAACTTGCCTGATATTCCTGGGAAAACAGCAGTGTTTTTAGACGTGTCAGAATCAATGGATGGTGATTATTTACGAACAGGTTCAGTATTCGCACTTGCTCTTTATAAGAAAACAAATGGCAATGGCATATTCTGGACGTTTGATACAAGAGTATATGATCCACAACCTTCCATGTACGACTCAATTTTAACGCAAGCTGAAAGGATAGAGGCTAGAGGAGGCACAGACACAGGTGCACCAGTGGAAAAATTAAGAAAAGATAATGTCTATGTAGATAACATAATAATTATCACAGACGAACAGCAAAACACTGGTTCACCATTCTACAAGGAATTAGAAAAGTACCGTCGCTCAATCAATCCAAACACAAAAGCCTTTGTCATAGACATTGCACCATATCGTTCTTCAATGGTTCCGCCAACTGACAAAAATACTCATTATATCTACGGTTGGTCTGAAACAGTGCTTGAGTATATTGCAATGTCAATCAAAGGTTATGGTAGCATGATCGAGGATATTGGTCAAATAGAAATAGGACAGGCATAA
- a CDS encoding sigma-70 family RNA polymerase sigma factor, with the protein MENKLRDLIQKAQEGNKDALLMLIEQFMPLINKYKRKLNCDGSETDLLIKFIEIAKSEKTVSITTEKQLIKYIETCIKNEYIRLSKNQNKMQKSELLILDDDMPDKRDVYDEINIKTTIRQALNQLTSLQREIIIRSVINNEKEKDIASDLNISQQAVSKAKNKALEKMKKFFNGRL; encoded by the coding sequence ATGGAAAACAAACTTAGAGACCTTATCCAAAAAGCACAAGAAGGCAATAAAGATGCCTTGTTGATGCTAATAGAACAATTTATGCCACTTATAAACAAGTATAAAAGAAAACTGAATTGTGACGGATCAGAAACGGATTTATTAATCAAATTTATTGAAATCGCAAAAAGCGAAAAAACGGTAAGTATAACAACTGAAAAACAATTAATCAAATATATAGAAACATGTATAAAAAACGAATATATAAGGCTGTCAAAAAATCAAAACAAAATGCAAAAAAGCGAATTATTAATATTGGATGATGATATGCCAGACAAGAGAGATGTCTATGATGAAATAAACATAAAAACAACTATTAGGCAAGCATTAAACCAATTGACGTCGTTGCAGAGAGAAATAATAATACGATCGGTTATTAATAACGAAAAAGAAAAGGACATTGCAAGTGACTTGAATATTTCTCAACAGGCAGTAAGCAAGGCAAAAAACAAGGCTTTAGAAAAAATGAAAAAATTTTTTAATGGGAGGTTGTAA
- a CDS encoding VirD4-like conjugal transfer protein, CD1115 family, whose amino-acid sequence MDFKNKVILGFIGAITYLLASVWLLMPLVKLYQLAVNLNQNVNSKVDFSVIKQMYLNPFLDFKSLLDPIMFKGYLVALMLLTLAIVFLIIAAKNSAINDEGVKYLKDNGTHGTANWMTEGEAKKVLGIGTNEGLILGRINGRTVTLPKKTYFNRNVAVFGAPGSMKSRSYVRTNILQLAKEGQSIVVTDPKGELFNDMAQFLRDMGYNVKIFNLVSMIHSDRWNPVDVIQDDIDAQTFAEVVISNTKIAGSKSGDPFWDRAEQNLLKALVLYVATEYSGRERNLASVYSLLASSDPKQIDMIFKGLPNGHPAKMPYNIYAQANDTIRTGVVIGLGTRLQVFQNRLVQRLTEESDIDLELPGKDKCAYFCVSSDMDSTFDFLAGLFFSFLFIKLIRYADMNGGHCDPNVYFLLDEFPNIGAIPDFTKKISTMRSRGIHSSVIFQNIAQLKNRYPNDAWQEIIGNCDTRLFLGCTDTATAEFVSALLGQATVQSQSIRKKAGFEGMFDFGDVSISTQKRALLNPDEILRLEPMSALLILRGQKPFKVEKMDYTKHPLSKQIKPIPISEYNPEWVQQEGGDYSPVWDIRVKERLLKSKEKPDKKSKTEPDIKREKETDPEQLTFYISNEPIAKEVKELDEIVKETNIEPETNHETEPKQKPKRKKKSVW is encoded by the coding sequence ATGGATTTTAAAAACAAAGTAATATTAGGCTTTATAGGTGCTATAACATACCTGTTAGCAAGCGTGTGGCTTTTAATGCCACTAGTTAAACTTTATCAACTTGCAGTGAATTTAAATCAAAATGTCAATTCAAAAGTGGATTTTTCAGTGATAAAGCAAATGTATCTGAATCCGTTTTTGGATTTTAAATCGCTGCTAGATCCAATCATGTTTAAGGGGTATCTTGTTGCGTTGATGCTGTTGACTTTGGCGATAGTATTTCTGATAATTGCAGCAAAAAACAGTGCAATAAACGATGAAGGTGTAAAATATCTCAAAGATAATGGTACACACGGTACAGCAAACTGGATGACAGAAGGAGAAGCAAAAAAAGTATTAGGCATAGGTACAAATGAAGGCTTGATATTAGGCAGAATAAATGGCAGAACAGTAACGCTTCCAAAAAAGACGTACTTCAATAGAAACGTAGCAGTATTCGGCGCACCTGGCAGCATGAAATCAAGGTCATACGTAAGGACTAATATATTGCAGCTTGCAAAAGAAGGACAGAGCATAGTAGTAACAGATCCAAAAGGCGAATTGTTTAACGACATGGCACAGTTTTTAAGAGACATGGGATATAACGTAAAAATATTCAATCTTGTAAGCATGATACACTCTGACAGATGGAATCCAGTAGACGTGATACAGGACGATATAGACGCACAGACATTTGCCGAAGTAGTTATATCAAACACAAAGATAGCAGGTTCAAAATCAGGAGATCCGTTCTGGGATAGGGCAGAGCAGAATCTTTTAAAGGCACTTGTATTGTACGTAGCAACAGAATATTCAGGACGTGAAAGAAATCTGGCAAGTGTCTATTCGCTTCTGGCAAGTTCAGATCCAAAACAGATAGACATGATCTTTAAAGGACTTCCTAACGGGCATCCAGCAAAAATGCCATATAACATTTATGCACAGGCTAATGACACAATCCGTACAGGCGTTGTAATAGGACTTGGAACAAGGCTTCAGGTGTTTCAAAACAGGCTTGTACAAAGACTTACTGAAGAAAGTGACATAGACCTTGAACTGCCTGGTAAAGATAAGTGTGCATACTTCTGTGTATCCAGTGATATGGACTCAACATTCGACTTTTTGGCAGGACTTTTCTTCTCGTTTTTGTTTATAAAACTTATAAGGTACGCTGACATGAACGGAGGACATTGTGATCCTAACGTTTATTTCCTGCTTGATGAATTTCCTAATATAGGTGCAATACCAGACTTTACAAAAAAGATAAGTACAATGCGTTCAAGAGGTATACATTCAAGCGTAATATTTCAGAACATAGCACAGTTAAAAAACAGGTATCCAAATGATGCATGGCAGGAAATTATAGGCAACTGTGACACAAGACTGTTTTTAGGCTGTACAGATACAGCAACGGCAGAATTTGTGTCTGCCTTGTTAGGACAGGCAACAGTACAGTCGCAGTCAATAAGAAAAAAAGCAGGTTTTGAAGGTATGTTTGACTTCGGAGACGTGTCAATAAGCACACAAAAACGTGCCTTGTTAAATCCTGATGAAATATTAAGGCTTGAACCTATGAGTGCGCTTTTAATACTACGTGGACAAAAACCGTTTAAGGTTGAGAAAATGGACTATACAAAACACCCGTTATCAAAACAGATAAAGCCTATTCCGATAAGTGAATACAATCCTGAATGGGTACAGCAGGAAGGCGGAGATTACAGTCCCGTATGGGACATTAGAGTTAAAGAAAGGCTTTTAAAGAGCAAAGAAAAACCTGATAAAAAATCTAAAACAGAACCTGATATAAAACGTGAAAAGGAAACAGATCCTGAACAACTCACCTTCTATATTAGTAATGAACCTATTGCAAAAGAGGTAAAAGAACTTGACGAGATCGTAAAAGAAACAAATATAGAGCCTGAAACGAACCATGAGACAGAACCTAAACAAAAACCTAAAAGAAAAAAGAAAAGCGTGTGGTAG
- a CDS encoding DNA modification methylase, translating to MELIILDEIKKQLFPLQKEEMELLEESILKEGIREPLIVWNNNDKQILVDGHNRYEIAQKHNLSFTTITKDFADIDEAIDWINRNQLGRRNLTDEQRKYLIGKLYNQQKEKHGGNRGNQYTGKNSEMAKYQIDTLPNTENTKKETATKISKAIKYAPITIKRCGDFAEAVEKVREISPVAAQKILQGEVKDAVTALPQIAKKEPEKLPEVVKKIEQGSQKVKDAVKEINKQEEIKKAEVVTLPPAAIDIRHGDFRNVLKNIEQVDAIITDPPYPKEFLPLWEDLGKFAAEKLKEGGYLVAYTGQFHLPEVFALLSKYLDYVWTFCLYHEGQTQIVNGVNVICRWKPVLIFQKGKTKFTKTIQDYIISEAREKDGHDWQQSMSGVKKFIELFTDVNDTVCDPFTGSGTTPKACKQLKRKFVGAEIDEETYKIAIGRVGS from the coding sequence ATGGAACTTATAATTTTGGATGAAATTAAAAAACAATTATTCCCTCTGCAAAAGGAAGAAATGGAACTATTAGAAGAAAGTATTTTAAAAGAAGGCATAAGAGAACCGCTTATTGTTTGGAATAATAATGACAAACAAATATTGGTAGACGGACATAACAGGTACGAAATTGCACAAAAACATAATTTAAGTTTCACAACCATAACAAAAGACTTTGCCGACATAGACGAAGCAATTGACTGGATCAACAGAAATCAATTAGGCAGAAGAAATCTGACAGACGAACAAAGAAAATATTTGATAGGCAAACTCTACAATCAGCAAAAAGAAAAACATGGCGGAAACAGAGGGAACCAATATACTGGAAAAAATTCGGAAATGGCAAAGTATCAAATTGATACTTTGCCAAACACAGAAAATACCAAAAAAGAAACTGCTACAAAAATTTCTAAAGCTATAAAATATGCACCAATAACAATAAAAAGATGTGGTGATTTTGCCGAAGCAGTCGAAAAGGTCAGAGAAATTTCTCCGGTTGCAGCGCAAAAAATATTGCAAGGAGAAGTCAAAGACGCTGTCACCGCCTTGCCACAAATAGCCAAAAAAGAACCTGAAAAGTTGCCTGAAGTTGTCAAAAAAATAGAACAAGGAAGCCAAAAAGTTAAAGATGCAGTTAAAGAAATTAACAAACAAGAAGAAATCAAAAAAGCCGAAGTTGTAACACTTCCTCCAGCAGCGATTGATATAAGGCACGGCGATTTCAGGAACGTCTTAAAAAATATTGAGCAAGTAGACGCAATAATAACAGATCCACCGTATCCAAAAGAATTTCTCCCACTTTGGGAAGATTTGGGCAAGTTTGCGGCAGAAAAACTTAAAGAAGGCGGTTATCTTGTAGCGTATACAGGACAATTCCACTTGCCTGAAGTCTTTGCCTTGCTTTCTAAATATTTAGACTACGTGTGGACGTTTTGCCTATACCACGAAGGTCAAACACAAATAGTCAACGGAGTTAACGTTATATGCAGATGGAAGCCTGTCTTGATATTCCAAAAAGGCAAAACAAAATTCACAAAAACAATTCAGGACTATATTATATCAGAAGCACGTGAAAAAGACGGACATGACTGGCAACAAAGCATGTCAGGTGTAAAGAAGTTCATAGAGCTTTTCACAGACGTAAATGATACTGTATGTGATCCGTTCACTGGCAGTGGAACAACACCAAAAGCCTGCAAACAGTTAAAAAGGAAGTTTGTAGGCGCAGAGATAGATGAAGAAACATATAAAATAGCAATAGGACGTGTAGGTTCATGA
- a CDS encoding ParB N-terminal domain-containing protein, producing the protein MENIRQTEMLDVNVLKPHPLNKLYFDDIEGQAWLDFLESVETSGIIEPLIVTKSYKPEHLKENETDQNVEITELTEEELKNCYVVVAGHQRLRAAKELGLTKVPCEVHEYVDKDGITANDWILKELIETNLRQRGKGNLNDMKSAKCLLKLYEIYGIRRGRPNTNNNNNGIEKHDIMSQFNDKKYQNYLADLLGISVRQLQRLYRLNNLIPELQQLVEEKKLTTTEAMQLALLDEEVQSKLYYALGDDINKMTAEQIKEIKEEAERDQQALLNKINDLEKAYKAKELELKNKENEISQKENLIKQYEAAIELNKKKLKELENKTVEKVEVVPDSIKQELERLKKAQIESEERFKETYNELLSLKREYEKLKNSKIEIKDNRKIKDVIKILDEVHLKLMEINPEDIKECDPETLENFKIVLSNVSETMENILMLEMR; encoded by the coding sequence ATGGAAAATATTAGACAAACTGAAATGTTGGACGTTAATGTACTTAAACCGCACCCTTTGAACAAACTGTACTTTGACGACATAGAAGGACAGGCATGGCTGGACTTTTTGGAAAGCGTAGAAACAAGCGGAATAATAGAACCTTTAATTGTTACAAAAAGCTATAAACCTGAACATCTTAAAGAAAATGAAACAGACCAAAACGTAGAAATAACAGAACTGACTGAAGAAGAATTAAAAAACTGCTATGTGGTTGTAGCAGGACATCAGAGATTAAGAGCAGCAAAAGAATTAGGTTTAACTAAAGTGCCATGCGAAGTGCATGAGTACGTAGATAAAGACGGTATTACTGCAAATGATTGGATTTTAAAGGAATTAATTGAAACGAATTTAAGGCAGCGTGGCAAAGGCAATCTTAATGATATGAAATCAGCGAAATGTTTACTGAAGCTTTATGAAATTTATGGAATTAGGAGAGGTAGACCAAATACAAATAATAACAATAATGGCATAGAAAAACACGACATAATGTCGCAATTTAATGATAAAAAATATCAAAATTATTTAGCTGATTTGTTAGGTATTTCTGTAAGACAATTACAACGCTTGTATAGGCTTAATAACCTAATTCCAGAACTCCAACAGCTTGTAGAAGAAAAGAAACTGACAACAACAGAAGCGATGCAGCTTGCACTGTTAGATGAAGAAGTACAAAGCAAACTCTATTATGCTCTTGGCGATGACATAAACAAAATGACAGCAGAACAAATAAAAGAAATTAAAGAAGAAGCTGAACGAGACCAGCAGGCACTTTTAAATAAAATAAACGATCTTGAAAAGGCATATAAAGCAAAAGAACTTGAATTAAAAAACAAGGAAAATGAAATAAGCCAGAAAGAAAACTTAATCAAGCAGTATGAAGCAGCAATAGAGCTTAACAAAAAGAAATTAAAAGAACTTGAAAATAAAACTGTTGAAAAAGTTGAAGTAGTACCTGACAGCATAAAACAGGAACTTGAAAGACTTAAAAAAGCACAGATTGAGTCTGAAGAAAGATTTAAAGAAACGTATAATGAACTTTTAAGTTTGAAGCGTGAGTATGAAAAACTTAAAAACAGCAAGATTGAAATCAAAGACAATAGAAAAATAAAAGATGTTATAAAAATTCTTGATGAAGTGCATTTAAAGCTTATGGAAATCAATCCTGAGGACATAAAAGAATGTGATCCTGAAACTTTAGAAAATTTCAAAATAGTCCTTTCAAATGTTAGTGAAACAATGGAGAACATTTTGATGCTTGAAATGAGGTGA
- a CDS encoding HD domain-containing protein, producing the protein MEVLQKILDAGGKLYQVGGCVRDNLMGIKPHDIDYCITGLTVKKVLELFPDAEITGKDFPVFRINGDEYALARSEKKNGVGYKGFEIYTSPDITIEEDLARRDLTINAMARDMETGRIIDPYGGQKDLKKGIIRATTKAFAEDPLRVYRAARFSAKYNFYIETDTMKMMHELKDELKTLPTERVFEETRKALNTDTPSRYFRSLAQAEVLDVHFKELNDLRGIPQPEKYHPEGDAFEHTMLVLDRMAKETKSEELRFSALVHDLGKATTPKEILPHHFGHDKRGPELVKSFCERIKAPKTWEKCGIAAAEYHMQGQRFMEMRPGKKVTFLENIDKTPLKADGIAKIIDVDTSHKAKTKYIKKYSEKMFSEINGKTVRINAKGPAFAEKLHEMRVQWIAKMVQSETVLQCYKNN; encoded by the coding sequence GTGGAAGTACTGCAAAAAATACTTGACGCAGGAGGAAAACTGTATCAGGTTGGCGGTTGTGTTCGTGACAACCTAATGGGCATAAAACCACATGATATAGACTATTGCATAACAGGACTTACAGTAAAAAAAGTTTTGGAATTGTTTCCTGATGCAGAGATAACAGGCAAAGACTTTCCTGTGTTCAGAATCAATGGTGACGAATATGCTCTAGCACGCTCTGAAAAGAAAAATGGTGTCGGATATAAAGGCTTCGAAATATATACGTCTCCTGACATAACAATAGAAGAAGATCTTGCAAGACGTGATCTAACTATAAATGCAATGGCAAGAGATATGGAAACAGGCAGAATAATAGACCCGTATGGAGGACAAAAAGACTTAAAAAAAGGCATAATAAGAGCAACAACCAAAGCCTTTGCTGAAGATCCGTTGAGAGTATACCGTGCTGCAAGATTTTCAGCAAAATATAACTTTTATATAGAAACAGATACAATGAAAATGATGCATGAGCTTAAAGACGAACTTAAGACACTACCTACCGAAAGAGTTTTTGAGGAAACAAGAAAAGCACTTAACACAGACACACCATCAAGATATTTCAGATCATTAGCACAGGCAGAAGTTTTGGATGTGCATTTTAAAGAACTTAATGATTTGCGTGGTATACCGCAGCCTGAAAAATACCATCCTGAAGGAGATGCCTTTGAGCATACAATGCTCGTGTTAGACAGAATGGCAAAAGAAACAAAAAGTGAGGAATTAAGATTTTCAGCGTTGGTACATGATCTTGGAAAAGCAACAACTCCAAAAGAAATTCTTCCTCACCATTTTGGTCACGACAAACGTGGTCCCGAACTTGTGAAAAGTTTTTGTGAGCGTATAAAAGCACCAAAGACATGGGAGAAATGTGGTATCGCTGCTGCGGAATATCACATGCAAGGACAGCGTTTCATGGAAATGCGTCCAGGCAAAAAAGTCACTTTTCTTGAAAATATAGATAAAACACCTCTTAAGGCAGATGGGATTGCAAAAATAATAGACGTAGATACGTCACATAAAGCAAAAACAAAATATATCAAAAAATATTCAGAAAAAATGTTTTCTGAAATAAACGGGAAAACAGTAAGAATCAATGCAAAAGGACCAGCATTTGCTGAAAAGCTGCATGAAATGCGTGTACAATGGATAGCAAAAATGGTACAGTCAGAAACAGTACTGCAATGCTACAAAAACAACTAA